From Pseudomonas sp. AN-1:
CCGTCTGCAGGCCGCAGATGCAGGCGGCTCATCATCGGGCGCTATTCGTCGCGGCCTTCCAGCATGGTGCGCTTGAGCAGCACGTAGACCGCGCCGGTGCCGCCATGCTTGGCCAGGCAGGAGGTGAAGCCGAGCACCTGCGGGTGCTGGCGCAGCCAGGTGTTGACGTGGCTCTTGACCATCGGCCGGCGGCCGTCGGTGCGCGCCGCCTTGCCGTGGGTGATGCGCACGCAGCGCACCTCGAAGCGCGCCGCCTCGGCGAGGAAGTCCCACAGGGTGGCGCGCGCCGTCTCCACACTCATGCCGTGCAGGTCGAGGCTGCCCTCGAAGGCGATCTGCCCGGCCTTGAGCTTGCGCATCTGGCCTTCCTGCACGCCGTCGCGCGCCCAGTACAGCTCGTCCTCGGCGCCGACGTCGATGACGAACAGGTCGGAAAGACCGTCGACCGTGGTGGTCTGCTGGGTGAGGATGGCGCTCTGCTGGCGCTGGGCGACCTGCTGGCGGTCGGCCTTCGGCTTGCCGGTGTCGGCGCGTTCCTCGACCCTGATGCGCTTGACCCCGCGCATCTCGCTGTGGAACAGGGAAAAATCGTCGTCTTGCATGCTGGTTCTCCGCGACAGACGCACGATTCTAACGGAACCGGCGCCGGCGCGGAGAGCCTGCCGCGCCTCAGGCGCCGAGCGCCGCGGCGTCGGTCACCACGGTGGCGAACAGGTCGGCCAGCGCGGCCAGTTCGACGCGGTGCAGGGTGGCGGCATCCACCAGGCTGCCGTCGATGCCCGGCAGGTCGCGGGTGGCGCAGGCGGCGGCGACCACCGTGCTGCGATAGCCGAGGTCCTTGGCGGCGCGTACCGTGGCGCTGACGCACATGTGGGTCATGAAGCCGACCACCACCAGCTCCTCGCGGCCCAGCTCGCGCAGCACGCGATCCAGCTCGCTGCGGGCGAAGGAGTTGGGCAGCGGCTTGCGCACCACCGCCTCGCCCGGCAGCGGGGTCAGCTCCTCGAAGATCTCGCCGCGCGGGCCTTCGGGGTCGAACAGGTAGCCGGGCACGCCGATGTGCTGCACGTGCACCACGGGTGCGCCGGCGGCGCGCGCCGCTGCCAGCAGGCGGTGGATCTGCGCGGCCGCGGCGTCGACGCCGGGCAGGCGCAGGTCGCCGCTGCGGTACTCGTTCTGCGCGTCGATGATCAGCAGGGTGGCCTGCCTGAGGTTGGCGGCCGGGTGGCTGCTGCCGGTCAGTTCGAACAGGGTCTTGGCGTCGCTCATGCTGTACTCCGGTAGGGGATGGACGCGACCATTGTGGGCATGACGGCGGCGGCGCTGAAGACACAGGCTTGCCGCCCGGAAATGCATTTTTGCAGGGAGCCGCGATGGCCTTCGACTGGAACGACATTCCCGTGCTGCTGGCGCTGGAGCGCCACGGCACCCTGGCCGCGGCGGCGCGGGCGCTGGCGGTCAACCCGACCACCGTCAGCCGGCGCCTGCAGGCGGCCGAGCGGGCGCTGCAGGCGCGCCTGTTCCTGCGCGACAGCGGCCGCTACCGGCCGACCCCGGCCGGCGAGGTGCTGCTGCAGCGCGCCGCCGCCCTGCAGGGCGACGTGCAGGGCATGCTGCTGGCCGCCCGCGAGGAGGCGCAGAGCGTGGCCGGCAGCGTGCGCCTGACCTCGGTGGAGTTCCTCCTCGCCCACTGGCTGATTCCGCAGCTGCCCGAGCTGGCCGCGCGCCACCCGCAGCTCGACCTGCAGCTGCTGGGCGACAACCGCGACCTGTCCTTCACCCGCCACGAGGCCGACCTCGCCCTGCGCCTGGCGCGGCCGCAGCAGGATGCCGCGCTGGTGATGCGCAAGGTCGGCGAACTCGGCTACGCGGTGTACGGCGCCGAGCGCTTCGCTGCCGTGCGGGCGGAGGACTGGCGCGGCCTGCCCTGGCTGGGCTACGCCGACGGCCTCGCCCAGCTGCCCGAGGCGCGCTGGCTGCAGCGGCTCGACCCGCAGGGCGGCCTGTGCCTGCGCGTCACCGCGGTGACCTCGCTGCAGCGCGCCTGCCAGGCCGGGCTCGGGCTGGCGCTGCTGCCCTGCCTGGTCGGCGAGGTGCCCGGATTGTTCCGGCTGTCCGGCGTCGAACTCAGCCGCGAGCTGTGGCTGCTGTGCCATCGCGACCTGCGCCAGACCCTGCGCTTTCGCGCGGTGGCCGACTGGCTGGCCGAGCGCGCCGCCGCCGATGCGCCTCGGCTGGCTGGCCTGGCGCCGCTGGCGGGCGAGCGCTGCGACTGAGCGGCGGCGATCTTTCGGCTAGAATGCCCGTCCCATCACCGAGGATTCCCCCGCCATGAGCGCCACCCCGAGCCGCCTGCACAGCATCCGCGACCTGATCCGCTGGGGCGTCAGCCGTTTCCACGAGGCCGAGCTGTTCTTCGGCCACGGCACCGACAACGCCTGGGACGAGGCGCGCCAGCTGGTGCTCGGTGGCCTGCACCTGCCGTGGGACATGCCGGCCGACTACCTCGATTGCCGTCTGGAGGACGACGAGCTGGACGCCGTGCGCGCCCTGCTGCAGCGACGCATCGACGAGCGCATCCCGGCCGCCTACCTGCTCGGCGAGGCCTGGTTCTGCGGCCTGCCGTACTGCGTCGACGAGCGCGTGCTGGTGCCGCGCTCGCCGATCGCCGAGCTGATCGAGCGCCGCTTCGCCCCCTGGCTCGCGGGCGCCCCGGCGCGCATCCTCGACCTGTGCACCGGCTCCGGCTGCATCGGCATCGCCTGCGCCCATGCCTTCCCCGAGGCCGAGGTGGTGCTCGCCGACCTGTCGTTCGACGCGCTGGAAGTGGCCAACCTCAACATCGAACGCCACGAGGTGGAGGAGCGCGTCTACACCGTGCAGGGCGACGGCTTCGACGGCCTGCCGGGCCAGCGCTTCGACCTGATCGTCTCCAACCCGCCCTACGTCGACGCCGAGGACTTCGCCGACATGCCGGCCGAGTTCCACCACGAGCCGGCCATGGGCCTGGCCTGTGGCGAGGACGGTCTCGACCTGGTGCGCCGCATGCTCGCCGAGGCCGCCGACCACCTCACCGACGACGGCCTGCTGGTGATCGAGGTGGGCAACAGCCAGGTGCACGTCGAGGCGGCCTACCCGGAGGTGGCATTCACCTGGGTGGAGTTCGCCCGCGGCGGCCACGGCGTCTTCGTGCTCAGCGCCGAGCAGTGCCGCCAGCATCAGGCGCTGTTCCGGGCCCGCCTGCAGGGCTGAGGCCCGGCTCAGGGCAGGATGAAGCGCGCCAACCCCTCCACCAGCTCGGCCGCCAGTGGCAGGCGCGGATCGTCGTAGCTGGCCAGCGGGCGGGCACCGCTCGGCACGATACGCAGCACATGGTCCATGCCCTCGACCAGCAGCAGCTGCGCCTCCGGCCTGGCCTGCTGGAGCAGCAGGGCTTCCTCGACGCCGACCTGGAAGTCGCGGGTGCCCTGCACGATCAGCGCCGGCACCGTCACCCGGGCGAAGGCCTCGGCCGGGCGCTGGCGCAGCAGCGAGATCAGGTAGGGCTGCACGCTCGGGCGCAGCAGCACGTGCAGCGCCGGGGTGACCTCGGCGGTCTGCCGGCCCTGCTCCAGGGCGGCGAGGACGCTCTCGGTCTCCGCCGCCAGCGCCGGCGGCAGACGTCCCTCCAGCTGTTCGCGCAGCACCGTGCCCACCGGCCGGGCGACGCCGGCCAGGCTGACCAGCGCATCGGCGCCGGCCTCCGCCGCGGCCAGGCTGGCGATCAGCGCGCCCTCGCTGTGGCCGAGCAGGATCAGCCGGGAGAAGCGCGGGTCGCTCTTCAGCAACTGGCCCCAGGCCACTGCGTCGGCGACGTAGGCCGCCACGCTCAGTTCCTCCTCGCGCGGCGCCGCCGCCCGGCTGGCGGCCACGCCGCGCTTGTCATAGCGCAGGCTGGCGATGCCGCGCCCGGCCAGCTCGCGGGCCAGCAGGCGCAGGCTGTCGTTGTGGCCGCCCTCGGGATTGTTGCCGTCGCGGTCGGTCGGCCCCGAGCCGGCGATCATCAGCACCACCGGCAGCGCGCCGTCGCGCTCGGGCAGGGTCAGGGTGCCGTGCAGGCTGCCGCCGGGCACCCGTAGCGCCATCGGCCATTGCAGGATGCGCGTCGGCGCCGCCTGGGCGAGGGCGGTGGCGAGCAGCAGCGTCAGCAGCAGGAACAGGCGGGGCATGCGAACTCCAGACGAGGGGCAGGGCGGGGCGCCGGCGTTTCCCCAGCGGGCGGGCGCTTGGGTATACTTTGCGCCCCCGAATTTCCCGCCGCGGAGCATCCTGCATGTCTGGCAATACTTACGGCAAGCTGTTCACCGTCACCACCGCCGGTGAAAGCCATGGTCCGGCGCTGGTCGCCATCGTCGACGGCTGCCCGCCCGGGCTGGAGCTGTCGCTGGACGACCTGCAGCGCGACCTCGACCGCCGCAAGCCCGGCACCAGCCGCCACACCACCCAGCGCCAGGAAGCCGACGAGGTGGAGATCCTCTCCGGCGTGTTCGAAGGCAAGACCACCGGCTGCCCGATCGGCCTGCTGATCCGCAACACGGACCAGAAGTCCAAGGACTACTCGGCGATCAAGGACCTGTTCCGCCCGGCCCACGCCGACTACACCTACCACCACAAGTACGGCCTGCGCGACTACCGTGGCGGCGGCCGCAGCTCGGCGCGCGAGACCGCCATGCGCGTCGCCGCCGGCGCCATCGCCAAGAAGTACCTGGCCGGCCTCGGCATCCAGGTACGCGGCTACATGAGTCAGCTCGGCCCGATCGAGATCCCGTTCAAGACCTGGGACAGCGTCGAGCAGAACGCCTTCTTCAGCCCCGACCCGGACAAGGTGCCGGAACTCGAGGCCTACATGGACCAGCTGCGCCGCGACCAGGATTCGGTCGGCGCCAAGATCACCGTGGTCGCCGAAGGCGTGCCGCCGGGTCTCGGCGAGCCGATCTTCGACCGCCTGGATGCCGAGCTGGCCCACGCGCTGATGAGCATCAACGCGGTCAAGGGCGTGGAGATCGGCGCCGGCTTCGCCAGCGTCGCCCAGCGCGGCACCGAGCACCGCGACGAGCTGACCCCGGAGGGCTTCCTGTCCAACCATGCCGGCGGCATCCTCGGCGGCATCTCCTCGGGCCAGCCGATAGTCGCGCACCTGGCGCTCAAGCCCACCTCCAGCATCACCACCCCCGGCCGTTCCATCGACGTCGACGGCAACCCGGTGGAGGTGATCACCAAGGGCCGCCACGATCCGTGCGTCGGCATCCGCGCCACGCCGATCGCCGAGGCGATGATGGCCATCGTGCTGATGGACCACCTGCTGCGCCACCGCGCGCAGAACGCCGAGGTGCGGGTCGGCACTCCGGTACTGCCGCAGCTGTGAGTCCTGGCGCCGGCCGGATGACGCCCCGCTTCATCCGGCCGGTGTCGCTCTGAACATGTCGTCCGCCTTGCCCTACTGGCGCCTGTCCGGCTTCTACTTCAGTTACTTCGCCCTGCTCGGGGCGACGGCGCCGTTCCTCGCCCTGTATTTCCACCACCTCGGCTTCTCCGCCGCGCGCATCGGCGAGCTGGTGGCCATCCCCATGCTGATGCGCTGCGTGGCGCCCAACCTGTGGGGCTGGCTGGGCGACGTCACCGGCCAGCGTCTCTTGATCGTGCGCCTCGGCGCGCTGCTGACCCTGCTCAGCTTCGCCAGCATCTTCTACCGCCAGGACTACGCCTGGCTGGCGCTGGTGATGGCCATGCACGCCTTCTTCTGGCACGCCGTGCTGCCGCAGTTCGAGGTCATCACCCTGGCGCACCTGCGCGAGCAGGCGGCGCGCTACAGTCAGGTGCGCCTGTGGGGCTCGATCGGCTTCATCTGCACCGTGGTCGGCCTCGGCGCGCTGTTCGAGCGGGTCAGCCTGGATGCCTATCCCTGGGCGGTGACCGCCATCATGCTGGCCATCGCCGCCAGCAGTCTGTGGATCCCCAACGCCCAGCCACAGGGCCACGCCAGCGAGGCGCAGCGCGGCGGCTTCCTGCAGCAGCTGCGTCGCCCCGGCGTGCCGGCGTTCTACGGCGCGGTGGCGCTGATGCTGCTCAGCCACGGGCCGTACTACACCTTCATCACCCTGCACCTGGAAAGCCTCGGCTACAGCCGCACCCAGATCGGCTGGCTGTGGGCGCTCGGGGTGGTCGCCGAGATCCTCGTGTTCTTGGTGATGGCGCGCCTGCTGGTGCGCTTCTCGGTGCGCCAGGTGCTGCTCGCCAGCCTGCTGCTGGCGGTGCTGCGCTGGCTGCTGCTGGGCAACCTGGCCGAGCACTGGCCGGTGCTGCTGCTGGCGCAGGTGATGCACGCGGCCACCTTCGGCAGCTTCCATGCCGCCGCCATCCATTTCGTCCGCCACAGCTTCGCCGCCCGCCAGCAGGGCCAGGGCCAGGCGCTGTACGCCGCGCTGTCCGGCGTCGGCGGCGCGCTCGGCGCGCTGTACGCCGGCTACAGCTGGAACAGCCTGGGCCCGGCCTGGACCTTCGCCCTGGCCAGTCTGGCGGCCCTGGCGGCTGCCGCTATCATCGCCCTGCGCCTGCGCGAGCCGGCGCAGGCTTCCTGAATCACCGATCCTCGAGACTCCCCGATGACCGACAAGCGCGAAATCCTCACCCGGCAGATCATCGAGGCCGGCCGCTTCCTCTACGGCCGCGGCTGGTCGCCGGCCACCAGCAGCAACTACTCGGCGCGCCTGTCGGCCGACCGGGCGCTGCTCACCGTGTCCGGCAAGCACAAGGGCCAGCTGACCGAGAACGACGTGCTGGCCACCGACCTGGCCGGCAACAGCCTGGAGCCGGGCAAGAAGCCCTCGGCCGAGACCCTGCTGCACACCCAGCTGTACGCCTGGCGCGCCGACATCGGCGCGGTGCTGCACACCCATTCGGTCAACGCCACCGTGCTGTCGCGCCTGACCGCGGGCGACCAGCTGCTGCTGGAAGACTACGAGCTGCAGAAGGCCTTCGCCGGGGTGACCACCCACGAGGGCCAGGTGCTGGTGCCGATCTTCGACAACGACCAGGACATAGCCCGTCTGGCCGGCAAGGTCCAGCAATGGCTGGATACGCATCCGGACTGCGTGGGCTACCTGATCCGCGGCCACGGCCTTTACACTTGGGGCCCGCAGATGAGCGATGCGCTGCGCCAGATCGAGGCCTTCGAATTCCTCTTCGAATGCGAACTGAAGACCCGCCAGGTGCTGGGTCGCTGAACGAGCCGATTCAACAAGGAACCGCCCATGAGCCGCCTGAGCGTCTACCACGAGTCCACCCCCAACCACCCGGACAAGGTGCTGACCCACGCCGAGGACATCGCCGCCACCCTGGCCGAGGTCGGCGTGCGCTTCGAGCGCTGGCAGGCCAGTGCGCCCATCGCTCCCGGCGCCAGCCAGGTCGAGGTGATCGCCGCCTACCACCACGAGATCGAGAAGCTGATGAGCGAACAGGGCTACGTCACCGTCGACGTGATCAGCCTGGACCGCAGCCATCCGCAGAAGGCCGAGCTGCGCGCCAAGTTCCTCGACGAACACACCCACGGCGAGGACGAGGTGCGCTTCTTCGTCGCCGGCCGCGGCCTGTTCACCCTGCACATCGGCGAGTACGTCTACGCGGTGCTGTGCGAGAAGAACGACCTGATCGCGGTGCCGGCCGGCACCAGGCACTGGTTCGACATGGGCGAGGAGCCGCACTTCGTGGCCATCCGCCTGTTCAACAATCCCGAGGGCTGGGTGGCGAAGTTCACCGGCGATGCCATCGCCAAATCCTTCCCGGGGCTGGAGGACTGACGGTGCCGATCAAGACCATCCTCACCGACATCGAGGGCACCACCAGCGCGGTCAGCTTCGTCTTCGACGTGCTGTTCCCGTTCGCCGTGAAGCACCTGCCGGACTTCGTTCGTCAGCACGCCGGGGAGCCGGCGGTGGCCGCGCAGCTGGAGGCCGTGCGCGCCGAGAGCGGCGAGGCCGACGCCGACGTCGAGCGGGTCATCGCCATCCTCCTCGAGTGGATCGCCGCCGACCGCAAGGCCACTCCGCTCAAGGCCCTGCAGGGCATGGTCTGGGAGCAGGGCTACCGCGCCGGCCAGCTCAAGGGCCACGTCTACCCGGATGCGGTGGAGGCGTTGCGCCAGTGGCATGCCGAAGGCTACGCCCTGTACGTGTATTCCTCCGGCTCGATCCAGGCGCAGCGGCTGATCTTCGGCTGTTCCGAGGCGGGCGACCTGACCCCGCTGTTCTCCGGCTACTTCGACACCACCAGCGGCGGCAAGCGCGAGGCGGCGTCCTACGCGCGCATCGCCGCCGCCATCGGCCAGCCGGCCGGCGAGATCCTGTTCCTCTCCGACGTGGTGCAGGAGCTGGACGCCGCCCACGAAGCCGGCATGGCCACCTGCGGCCTGGCCCGCGACGGCGGCGATCTGGCCGGTCACCCGACCGTGGCGAGCTTCGCCGCCGTCGAGCCGGCGCGCTTCTGAAGCCGTCAGGCGGCCCGGCGCACGGGCCGCCTGCCACGCGGCGGTCATGCCGCAACGCCACACTCAAGCCAGTGGCGGCAGCTTCCGGAGCGGCCGTTTCGGGCTAGAATTTCTTTTGTCTTCAACAGGTTACAAGGAACACGCGGATGAGCGACTACATCGAGACACTCTACGAGGGCTACGGCCAGCGCTTCCAGATCGACCGCATGCTGCATGAAGTGCGCACCGAGCATCAGCATCTGGTGATCTTCGAGAACGCACGCATGGGCCGGGTGATGGCGCTGGACGGCGTGATCCAGACCACCGAGGCCGACGAGTTCATCTACCACGAGATGCTCACCCACGTGCCGATCCTCGCCCACGGCCTGGCCCGGCGCGTGCTGATCATCGGCGGCGGCGACGGCGGCATGCTGCGCGAGGTGGCCAAGCACGCCAGCGTCGAGCACATCACCATGGTCGAGATCGACGGCACCGTGGTCGACATGTGCAAGCAGTTCCTGCCCAACCACTCCAAGGGCGCCTTCGACGATCCGCGCCTGAACCTGGTGATCGACGACGGCATGCGCTTCGTCGCCACCACCGAGGAGAAGTTCGACGTGATCATCTCCGACTCCACCGACCCGATCGGTCCGGGCGAGGTGCTGTTCTCGGAGAACTTCTACCAGGCCTGCCGCCGCTGCCTGAACGACGGCGGCATCCTGGTCACCCAGAACGGCACGCCGTTCATGCAGCTGTCCGAAGTGCAGACCACCGCCGGGCGCATGCACGGCCTGTTCGCCGACTGGCACTTCTACATGGCCGCTGTGCCGACCTACATC
This genomic window contains:
- a CDS encoding Smr/MutS family protein, with product MQDDDFSLFHSEMRGVKRIRVEERADTGKPKADRQQVAQRQQSAILTQQTTTVDGLSDLFVIDVGAEDELYWARDGVQEGQMRKLKAGQIAFEGSLDLHGMSVETARATLWDFLAEAARFEVRCVRITHGKAARTDGRRPMVKSHVNTWLRQHPQVLGFTSCLAKHGGTGAVYVLLKRTMLEGRDE
- a CDS encoding cysteine hydrolase family protein gives rise to the protein MSDAKTLFELTGSSHPAANLRQATLLIIDAQNEYRSGDLRLPGVDAAAAQIHRLLAAARAAGAPVVHVQHIGVPGYLFDPEGPRGEIFEELTPLPGEAVVRKPLPNSFARSELDRVLRELGREELVVVGFMTHMCVSATVRAAKDLGYRSTVVAAACATRDLPGIDGSLVDAATLHRVELAALADLFATVVTDAAALGA
- a CDS encoding LysR family transcriptional regulator; its protein translation is MAFDWNDIPVLLALERHGTLAAAARALAVNPTTVSRRLQAAERALQARLFLRDSGRYRPTPAGEVLLQRAAALQGDVQGMLLAAREEAQSVAGSVRLTSVEFLLAHWLIPQLPELAARHPQLDLQLLGDNRDLSFTRHEADLALRLARPQQDAALVMRKVGELGYAVYGAERFAAVRAEDWRGLPWLGYADGLAQLPEARWLQRLDPQGGLCLRVTAVTSLQRACQAGLGLALLPCLVGEVPGLFRLSGVELSRELWLLCHRDLRQTLRFRAVADWLAERAAADAPRLAGLAPLAGERCD
- the prmB gene encoding 50S ribosomal protein L3 N(5)-glutamine methyltransferase, giving the protein MSATPSRLHSIRDLIRWGVSRFHEAELFFGHGTDNAWDEARQLVLGGLHLPWDMPADYLDCRLEDDELDAVRALLQRRIDERIPAAYLLGEAWFCGLPYCVDERVLVPRSPIAELIERRFAPWLAGAPARILDLCTGSGCIGIACAHAFPEAEVVLADLSFDALEVANLNIERHEVEERVYTVQGDGFDGLPGQRFDLIVSNPPYVDAEDFADMPAEFHHEPAMGLACGEDGLDLVRRMLAEAADHLTDDGLLVIEVGNSQVHVEAAYPEVAFTWVEFARGGHGVFVLSAEQCRQHQALFRARLQG
- a CDS encoding alpha/beta hydrolase, whose amino-acid sequence is MPRLFLLLTLLLATALAQAAPTRILQWPMALRVPGGSLHGTLTLPERDGALPVVLMIAGSGPTDRDGNNPEGGHNDSLRLLARELAGRGIASLRYDKRGVAASRAAAPREEELSVAAYVADAVAWGQLLKSDPRFSRLILLGHSEGALIASLAAAEAGADALVSLAGVARPVGTVLREQLEGRLPPALAAETESVLAALEQGRQTAEVTPALHVLLRPSVQPYLISLLRQRPAEAFARVTVPALIVQGTRDFQVGVEEALLLQQARPEAQLLLVEGMDHVLRIVPSGARPLASYDDPRLPLAAELVEGLARFILP
- the aroC gene encoding chorismate synthase, with amino-acid sequence MSGNTYGKLFTVTTAGESHGPALVAIVDGCPPGLELSLDDLQRDLDRRKPGTSRHTTQRQEADEVEILSGVFEGKTTGCPIGLLIRNTDQKSKDYSAIKDLFRPAHADYTYHHKYGLRDYRGGGRSSARETAMRVAAGAIAKKYLAGLGIQVRGYMSQLGPIEIPFKTWDSVEQNAFFSPDPDKVPELEAYMDQLRRDQDSVGAKITVVAEGVPPGLGEPIFDRLDAELAHALMSINAVKGVEIGAGFASVAQRGTEHRDELTPEGFLSNHAGGILGGISSGQPIVAHLALKPTSSITTPGRSIDVDGNPVEVITKGRHDPCVGIRATPIAEAMMAIVLMDHLLRHRAQNAEVRVGTPVLPQL
- a CDS encoding MFS transporter, translating into MSSALPYWRLSGFYFSYFALLGATAPFLALYFHHLGFSAARIGELVAIPMLMRCVAPNLWGWLGDVTGQRLLIVRLGALLTLLSFASIFYRQDYAWLALVMAMHAFFWHAVLPQFEVITLAHLREQAARYSQVRLWGSIGFICTVVGLGALFERVSLDAYPWAVTAIMLAIAASSLWIPNAQPQGHASEAQRGGFLQQLRRPGVPAFYGAVALMLLSHGPYYTFITLHLESLGYSRTQIGWLWALGVVAEILVFLVMARLLVRFSVRQVLLASLLLAVLRWLLLGNLAEHWPVLLLAQVMHAATFGSFHAAAIHFVRHSFAARQQGQGQALYAALSGVGGALGALYAGYSWNSLGPAWTFALASLAALAAAAIIALRLREPAQAS
- a CDS encoding methylthioribulose 1-phosphate dehydratase → MTDKREILTRQIIEAGRFLYGRGWSPATSSNYSARLSADRALLTVSGKHKGQLTENDVLATDLAGNSLEPGKKPSAETLLHTQLYAWRADIGAVLHTHSVNATVLSRLTAGDQLLLEDYELQKAFAGVTTHEGQVLVPIFDNDQDIARLAGKVQQWLDTHPDCVGYLIRGHGLYTWGPQMSDALRQIEAFEFLFECELKTRQVLGR
- a CDS encoding 1,2-dihydroxy-3-keto-5-methylthiopentene dioxygenase; the encoded protein is MSRLSVYHESTPNHPDKVLTHAEDIAATLAEVGVRFERWQASAPIAPGASQVEVIAAYHHEIEKLMSEQGYVTVDVISLDRSHPQKAELRAKFLDEHTHGEDEVRFFVAGRGLFTLHIGEYVYAVLCEKNDLIAVPAGTRHWFDMGEEPHFVAIRLFNNPEGWVAKFTGDAIAKSFPGLED
- the mtnC gene encoding acireductone synthase; the encoded protein is MPIKTILTDIEGTTSAVSFVFDVLFPFAVKHLPDFVRQHAGEPAVAAQLEAVRAESGEADADVERVIAILLEWIAADRKATPLKALQGMVWEQGYRAGQLKGHVYPDAVEALRQWHAEGYALYVYSSGSIQAQRLIFGCSEAGDLTPLFSGYFDTTSGGKREAASYARIAAAIGQPAGEILFLSDVVQELDAAHEAGMATCGLARDGGDLAGHPTVASFAAVEPARF
- the speE gene encoding polyamine aminopropyltransferase, which codes for MSDYIETLYEGYGQRFQIDRMLHEVRTEHQHLVIFENARMGRVMALDGVIQTTEADEFIYHEMLTHVPILAHGLARRVLIIGGGDGGMLREVAKHASVEHITMVEIDGTVVDMCKQFLPNHSKGAFDDPRLNLVIDDGMRFVATTEEKFDVIISDSTDPIGPGEVLFSENFYQACRRCLNDGGILVTQNGTPFMQLSEVQTTAGRMHGLFADWHFYMAAVPTYIGGSMTFAWGSTNPEYRKLSLETLHQRFAGSGIVTRYYNADIHQGAFALPQYVLQAIHKPSND